From the Lathyrus oleraceus cultivar Zhongwan6 chromosome 4, CAAS_Psat_ZW6_1.0, whole genome shotgun sequence genome, one window contains:
- the LOC127076635 gene encoding uncharacterized protein LOC127076635 isoform X2: MEVELEPRAKPLQFKVKAMSRESPSQKAINVLDSDLRSHWSTATNTKEWILLELNEPCLLSHIRVYNKSVLEWEIAVGLRYKPETFQKVRPRCDAPRRDMTYPTNYTPCQYVRISCLRGNPIAIFFVQLIGVSVAGLEAEFQPVVNYLLPHILSHKQDPHDMHLQLLQDMTSRLLVFLPQLETDLASFPDNPESNLRFLAMLVGPFYPILHVANGRTTSKHPGNITDSEVYKSSQLSPALTVSSNFEPRRSRSASSFNLSAYRSMVLRPDAIFMLLRKAYKDCDLSSVCRMASRIMQKLIDPEQNVSYPQNELTDPSEEKSKLELTSLCTLVDYSNLFGEEFRMPDEHWNFSYLNVLDIGAVEEGILHVLYSCAAQPVLCSKMAERISEFWAALPLVQALLPALRPLLSNSFDVVDNSFSQWNQPIVQQALSQIIVTATSATHRSLLHACAGYLSSYSPSHARAACVLIDLCSGVLAPWITQVIAKVDLALELLEDLFGIIQDAHNSLIRARAALKYIVLALSGHVDDILGKYKEVKHRILFLVEMLEPFLDPAIAVSKSKIAFGDLSSSFPEKQEHNCMIALNIIRAAVQKPAVLPSLESEWRHGSVTPSVLLSILEPHMLLPPDVDLCKSVLKPTENEAASVSLLSSGVNGGGTFSKFNSQDESDGKTEVPETAGRSDFVEDRNLLFAPPELQGISLRSNSNVPNLNSSVSRDADVRLESKHVVDKHSTHRFLSNVLIDSGLGFEYFNLQADYFQLLNYHDCELRASEFRRLALDLHSQNEITVETHDAAIDAFLLAAECHVNPYFMFSIGASSKHPDLLNLKEVKTEQSHANVDAKGAFGKNKPNLETIAHIERKRDKLVFHILLEAAELDRKYYLRVSDGESGSYYSEGFDEQVIKMSSHDEQHADALTLVRQNQALLCNFLINRLQRDQISMHEILLQSLVYFLHTGTKLFCPPESVIDIILKYAEDLNKMLASFHHEPKEGNLHLAEERARGVERRWLLLKQLVIASSNGGEEENFGTSIQSGYLCGNLIPPSAWMQRISHFSCSVYPLVRFLGWMAVSRNAKQYMKDQIFLASDLSQMTYLLSIFADDLAVVDNVINKKYEEVKIEDSQVEHSSSAKKEFERGNQYHEEQSFSAVYPELWKFFPNMKGKFESFGEAILEAVGLQLRSVSSTLVPDVLCWLSELCSWPFSFTSPIGNDNLKGYNAKNARTIILFILEAIIVEHMEAVVPETPKLVHVLVSLSSSSYCDVPFLDSVLRLLKPIISYSLSKVSHDERLLEVDSCLNFEELCFSVLLSKIKQKDKEYNVALGIFILASIFPDLSIQFRRDFLQSLLSLVNFTDSEPTASLYDYLSAFQCVMDNCRLLLVNALTSFGVIPLQLPPFPCANVCGLSDDNIPNPWFLSDICHHSFESDVHNVEHTDNNSTAADDRCHFPSKDLEGFSKDIEVLISELTPAIERCWNLHHQISRKLTISSAECFVFSKCLTSVSPKFHKFEDDDQVSSPAKSSDLFSLHWRIGVQGLSELITVLQESSCWEVSCLMLDCLLGMPYSFSLDNVVGIICSSIKKVACNAPKISWRLRSDKWLSYLTARGIYNSRESEVPLTDLFCTLLGHAEPEQRIIAVKHLGRLLGQCMNGERVPINFRICTDFVPNKLVLSVPDYVLSQLVSNTWDEVVVLASSDTSLQIRVHAMILLSNYIPFAERHYLQSLLVAADSLCCLRSTQPSHDGSIRQLSLAVIAYACLCSPPEDISLIPQTVWENVETLASTKCDGNLGDLEKRTCQVLCRLRDGDEDKEALKEVLSSNSSKQYDPDFAITRESVLQVLGNLTAVHSYFDVFSTKVNQDDMELEEAKLELDIIQKEHALPGQMEDSKDWNQIPSVSSSGKDVSRLEQIRECIRTIEKSKLKEDILARRQKKLLMRHDRQKYLEEAVLREAEILQELDRERVAEMEKEMERQKLLEIERAKTRELRHNLDMEKEKQAQRELQREIEQAESGIRPSRRDFPSSTHNRDRFRERDNGRSGNEGSTRAVTGSLQPEIPSTNSSMAASQTIVLSGSRTFSGQMPTILQSRDRQDDSGSIYEENIDGSKDSGDTGSFGDPELASAFDGPSGGYGSQRHSSRGSKSRQLGERRERENRREGKWERKH, translated from the exons ATGGAGGTGGAGTTAGAGCCTCGCGCGAAGCCTCTTCAATTCAAGGTCAAAGCCATGTCCAGAGAATCTCCCTCACAGAAGGCTATCAACGTTCTCGACTCCGACCTCCGTTCTCACTGGTCCACCGCCACCAACACCAAGGAGTGGATTCTACTCGAACTCAAT GAGCCTTGCTTGTTGTCGCATATACGGGTTTACAACAAGTCTGTGCTCGAGTGGGAAATTGCAGTGGGTTTGCGGTACAAG CCAGAGACCTTTCAAAAAGTTCGCCCACGTTGCGATGCGCCCAGACGTGACATGACCTACCCTACAAATTACACTCCATGTCAATATGTGAGAATATCTTGTTTGCGAGGAAATCCCATTGCTATTTTCTTTGTTCAG CTAATAGGAGTTTCTGTGGCTGGTCTTGAAGCTGAATTTCAACCAGTTGTTAATTACTTGCTACCACACATTCTATCTCATAAACAGGATCCTCATGATATGCATCTCCAG TTGCTGCAAGACATGACAAGCCGGTTACTAGTATTTCTTCCTCAACTTGAG ACAGACCTTGCAAGCTTTCCAGATAATCCTGAATCTAACCTACGATTTCTTGCCATGCTAGTGGGTCCtttttatcccattcttcatGTGGCGAATGGAAG GACAACTTCAAAGCATCCGGGCAATATCACCGACTCTGAAGTCTACAAAAGTAGTCAACTGTCACCGGCCCTAACTGTTTCCTCTAACTTTGAG CCAAGGAGATCACGAAGTGCATCATCTTTCAATTTGTCTGCGTATCGTTCCATGGTTTTACGGCCAGATGCAATTTTTATGCTGCTGAGAAAGGCTTACAAAGATTGTGATCTGAGCTCTGTCTGTAGGATG GCATCTAGAATCATGCAGAAACTCATTGATCCAGAGCAAAATGTGTCATACCCTCAAAATGAACTTACTGACCCTTCGGAGGAGAAATCAAAATTGGAACTTACTAGTCTTTGCACTTTAGTTGATTACTCGAACCTGTTTGGCGAGGAGTTCAGAATGCCAGATGAGCATTGGAATTTCAGCTATCTTAATGTATTGGATATTGGGGCCGTGGAAGAAGGGATCTTACATGTTCTTTATTCTTGTGCAGCTCAG CCCGTTCTTTGCAGCAAGATGGCTGAGAGAATTTCAGAATTTTGGGCTGCTCTGCCGCTTGTACAAGCTCTGCTGCCAG CTTTACGCCCATTGTTGAGCAATTCTTTTGATGTTGTGGACAACTCGTTTTCTCAGTGGAATCAACCTATTGTACAACAGGCCTTATCTCAG ATTATTGTTACAGCAACATCAGCTACCCATCGCTCCCTTCTTCATGCTTGTGCTGGTTATCTATCTTCGTATTCACCATCTCAC GCTAGGGCTGCTTGTGTGCTTATTGATCTATGCTCTGGTGTACTAGCACCATGGATTACTCAAGTGATTGCAAAG GTTGATCTTGCTCTGGAGCTTTTGGAGGATCTTTTTGGTATAATCCAG GATGCTCACAATTCACTCATTCGTGCTCGTGCTGCCTTGAAGTATATTGTGCTAGCTCTTTCTGGGCATGTGGACGACATATTGGGAAAATATAAG GAAGTTAAACACAGAATCCTCTTTCTTGTGGAGATGCTGGAGCCTTTTCTTGATCCTGCTATTGCTGTATCAAAAAGCAAAATAGCTTTTGGGGATCTATCTTCTTCATTCCCCGAAAAGCAGGAGCACAATTGCATGATTGCTCTAAATATCATCCGTGCTGCAGTACAAAAGCCAGCTGTTCTTCCTTCTTTGGAATCAGAGTGGAGACATGGGTCTGTGACTCCTAG TGTGCTTCTCTCGATACTGGAACCACACATGTTACTGCCACCTGATGTTGACCTTTGCAAATCTGTTTTAAAACCAACTGAAAATGAAGCTGCATCTGTTTCACTTCTTTCTTCTGGAGTTAACGGAGGAGGTACTTTTTCCAAGTTCAATAGTCAAGATGAGTCTGATGGCAAAACCGAGGTACCGGAAACAGCAGGAAGATCTGATTTCGTTGAAGACCGTAATCTACTTTTTGCTCCACCAGAATTGCAGGGTATTTCATTGAGAAGCAATTCTAATGTTCCTAACCTTAATAGCTCTGTTTCTCGCGATGCGGATGTGAGACTGGAATCCAAACATGTGGTGGATAAACATTCCACCCATCGTTTTCTATCGAATGTTCTTATAGATTCCGGCCTTGGTTTTGAATACTTCAACCTGCAGGCAGATTATTTTCAACTTTTAAACTATCATGACTGTGAGCTTCGTGCTTCTGAGTTTAGGCGCTTGGCTTTAGATTTGCATTCTCAGAATGAAATCACTGTTGAAACTCATGATGCTGCTATTGATGCTTTTTTGTTGGCAGCAGAATGCCATGTAAACCCTTATTTTATGTTTTCTATTGGAGCCTCTTCAAAACATCCAGACCTTTTGAACCTAAAGGAAGTTAAAACCGAGCAGTCTCATGCTAATGTGGATGCAAAAGGGGCTTTTGGAAAAAATAAACCTAACTTAGAAACAATAGCGCATATAGAGAGAAAAAGAGATAAACTTGTTTTTCATATTCTGCTTGAGGCTGCAGAGTTAGATAGGAAGTATTATTTAAGAGTATCTGATGGTGAAAGTGGCTCTTATTATTCTGAGGGTTTTGATGAACAGGTTATCAAGATGTCTTCTCATGATGAGCAACATGCAGATGCTTTAACCTTAGTTAGACAAAACCAAGCTCTACTCTGTAACTTTTTGATCAATCGTTTGCAGAGAGACCAAATTTCAATGCATGAAATTCTCCTGCAAAGCCTTGTGTATTTTTTGCACACTGGCACTAAACTATTTTGCCCTCCAGAAAGTGTGATCGATATCATTCTAAAATATGCTGAAGACTTGAACAAGATGCTGGCATCTTTTCATCATGAGCCGAAGGAAGGTAATTTGCATTTGGCAGAAGAAAGAGCACGTGGAGTAGAACGACGTTGGTTACTGTTAAAACAATTGGTTATTGCATCAAGCAATGGAGGTGAAGAGGAAAACTTTGGAACTAGCATCCAAAGTGGTTACCTCTGTGGAAATTTAATTCCCCCTTCAGCATGGATGCAGAGAATTTCTCATTTTTCTTGTTCTGTGTACCCTTTGGTTCGATTTCTAGGGTGGATGGCAGTATCTCGTAATGCCAAACAATATATGAAAGACCAAATTTTCCTTGCATCTGATCTGTCTCAGATGACATATTTACTTTCCATTTTTGCTGATGATCTTGCAGTTGTTGATAATGTGATCAATAAAAAATATGAAGAGGTTAAGATTGAAGATTCACAGGTTGAACATAGTTCCTCAGCCAAGAAAGAATTTGAGCGAGGCAACCAATATCATGAAGAGCAATCTTTTTCTGCAGTCTACCCTGAACTCTGGAAGTTCTTTCCAAATATGAAAGGGAAGTTTGAATCTTTTGGAGAAGCCATTTTAGAGGCTGTTGGTTTGCAGCTAAGGTCTGTATCTTCCACTCTTGTGCCTGATGTTTTGTGTTGGCTTTCCGAGCTGTGTTCATGGCCATTTTCTTTCACTTCTCCGATTGGTAATGATAATTTGAAAGGTTATAATGCAAAGAATGCCAGAACAATAATCCTTTTTATACTTGAAGCTATTATAGTTGAGCACATGGAAGCCGTGGTTCCCGAGACACCTAAGTTGGTGCATGTGCTTGTGTCACTTTCAAGTTCTTCATACTGTGATGTGCCATTTCTTGATTCTGTGTTACGTTTGTTGAAACCAATTATTTCTTATTCTTTGTCCAAGGTCTCTCATGATGAAAGGTTATTAGAAGTTGATTCCTGTCTTAACTTTGAGGAATTATGCTTTAGTGTTCTATTAAGTAAAATCAAACAGAAAGATAAAGAATACAATGTAGCCCTGGGTATTTTTATTTTGGCTTCAATTTTCCCTGACTTATCTATTCAATTTAGAAGGGACTTTTTGCAGTCTTTATTAAGTTTGGTGAACTTTACTGATTCAGAGCCAACAGCTTCTCTCTATGATTATCTCAGTGCGTTTCAATGTGTTATGGATAATTGCAGATTACTATTAGTGAATGCATTAACATCATTTGGTGTTATTCCTCTTCAGTTGCCTCCTTTTCCTTGTGCAAATGTGTGTGGGCTTTCTGATGATAACATACCAAATCCATGGTTTCTTAGTGATATATGTCACCATTCTTTTGAGAGTGATGTCCATAATGTAGAACATACCGATAACAATTCTACTGCTGCTGATGATCGTTGTCATTTTCCTTCTAAAGATTTAGAAGGGTTTTCTAAAGACATAGAGGTTCTCATATCTGAACTTACTCCAGCTATTGAACGTTGTTGGAACCTTCATCATCAGATAAGCAGAAAACTGACAATATCATCAGCAGAGTGTTTTGTCTTCTCAAAATGTTTGACATCGGTTTCTCCAAAATTTCATAAatttgaagatgatgatcaaGTTTCTTCACCGGCTAAGTCATCTGACCTGTTTTCTCTTCATTGGAGAATTGGTGTTCAAGGCCTCTCTGAATTGATTACCGTCCTCCAAGAAAGCAGTTGCTGGGAAGTTTCTTGTTTGATGCTTGATTGTCTACTTGGAATGCCGTATAGCTTTTCCCTGGATAATGTGGTAGGCATTATATGTTCTTCCATAAAGAAAGTTGCCTGCAATGCACCTAAAATCTCTTGGCGTTTGCGGAGCGATAAATGGCTGTCTTATTTGACTGCCAGAGGCATCTATAACAGTCGAGAAAGCGAGGTTCCTCTCACAGATCTATTTTGTACACTCCTAGGACACGCAGAACCTGAACAACGTATTATAGCAGTTAAACATTTGGGAAGACTTCTTGGTCAGTGTATGAATGGTGAAAGAGTACCGATAAATTTTAGAATTTGCACCGACTTTGTTCCAAATAAGTTAGTTTTATCTGTTCCTGATTATGTTCTATCTCAGCTGGTTTCAAATACTTGGGATGAGGTTGTTGTGCTGGCatcatctgatacatcattaCAAATAAGGGTTCATGCAATGATTCTTCTTTCAAATTATATACCATTTGCTGAGCGCCATTATTTACAATCTCTTCTTGTAGCAGCTGATAGCCTTTGTTGTTTGCGTAGTACACAACCATCACATGATGGTTCTATCCGTCAACTTTCATTGGCAGTTATTGCTTATGCATGTCTTTGTTCACCACCCGAAGATATTTCTTTGATTCCTCAAACTGTATGGGAAAATGTTGAAACTTTAGCGTCCACAAAATGT GATGGAAATCTTGGAGACCTCGAAAAGAGGACGTGTCAAGTTCTATGTAGACTGAGAGACGGAGATGAGGACAAAGAG GCCCTTAAAGAAGTACTTTCTTCGAATTCTTCAAAGCAGTATGATCCTGATTTTGCTATCACGCGTGAATCTGTGCTCCAG GTCCTTGGCAACTTGACAGCAGTTCACTCATACTTTGATGTATTCTCAACAAAAGTTAACCAAGATGATATG GAGCTAGAGGAGGCTAAGTTGGAACTAGACATCATACAGAAGGAACATGCATTACCAGGACAAATGGAGGATTCCAAAGACTGGAATCAAATTCCAAGTGTATCCT CCAGCGGAAAGGATGTTTCAAGGCTTGAGCAGATCAGGGAGTGCATTCGTACCAT AGAAAAGTCCAAACTTAAAGAAGATATCCTAGCCCGTAGGCAAAAGAAACTACTTATGAGACATGACCGTCAAAAATATTTGGAAGAAGCAGTTTTACGGGAAGCAGAAATTCTGCAAGAACTTGATAG GGAGAGAGTGGCTGAAATGGAGAAAGAGATGGAAAGACAGAAGTTATTAGAAATAGAGCGTGCTAAAACAAGGGAACTGCGTCACAATCTTGATATGGAGAAAGAGAAACAAGCACAG AGGGAACTTCAGCGTGAAATAGAGCAAGCAGAATCGGGAATTCGGCCTTCTCGGCGTGATTTTCCTTCCTCCACTCACAACAG GGATAGATTTCGGGAAAGAGACAATGGAAGATCTGGTAATGAAGGGAGCACTAGAGCTGTCACTGGAAGCTTACAGCCTGAAATTCCTTCCACCAATTCATCAATGGCAGCCTCACAAACTATAGTTCTCTCTGGCTCGCGGACATTTTCAGGCCAGATGCCAACTATCTTACAGTCGCGTGACCGACAGGATGACAGTGGCAGCATATACGAAGAGAATATTGATGGAAGCAAGGATTCCGGGGATACCGGCAGCTTTGGAGATCCCGAATTGGCATCAGCATTTGATGGCCCATCTGGTGGATATGGGTCCCAAAGACATAGTTCAAGGGGAAGCAAGTCAAGGCAGCTTGGTGAACGTAGAGAAAGAGAGAACAGACGTGAAGGGAAATGGGAAAGAAAACACTGA